A region from the Arachis ipaensis cultivar K30076 chromosome B01, Araip1.1, whole genome shotgun sequence genome encodes:
- the LOC107612987 gene encoding uncharacterized protein LOC107612987 — protein MYICLDACKKGFLAGCRPLIGLDRAFLKTQHGGQILSAIGQDANNHIYVIAYAIVPIENTENWRWFLELLHQDLGDYKQHKLCFISDMQKIDGLLLDELGLIHAVKEVFPGVHHRFCVWHLWKNFNKQWKDLHLRGLLWECARCTSQDGFLESIKKIERVNKKAWEYLNKWPRDSWSRAFFSNAPKIDNIYNNACEVFNSRIKEARAKPIITLLEEVKLYAMRSIARNKVKLNSNTGILPPIQRSRLEKIRKELKSWVPMWSGDSEYEKFEVHGWPTNMVVDLGKRLCTCGFWQLSGMPCVHACAALARVGRRLDEFCHQWLTMEAYNNTYTFHINPIPGQALWEKSPHNRPQAPKFKKKPGPLTKKRRKDADEEPSGGKK, from the exons ATGTACATCTGCTTGGATGCCTGTAAGAAGGGATTTTTGGCTGGCTGCAGACCGCTCATAGGGTTGGATAGAGCTTTTCTGAAGACCCAGCATGGTGGCCAGATCTTGTCTGCAATTGGACAAGATGCAAACAATCACATATATGTGATTGCATATGCAATTGTCCCTATTGAAAATACTGAAAActggaggtggttcttggaatTACTTCATCAAGACTTGGGAGATTATAAGCAACACAAGCTCTGTTTCATTTCAGATATGCAGAAG ATAGATGGATTACTGCTGGATGAACTG GGCCTAATCCATGCTGTTAAGGAAGTTTTTCCTGGTGTCCATCACAGATTCTGTGTGTGGCACTTATGGAAGAACTTCAATAAGCAGTGGAAAGATCTCCATCTGAGAGGGTTGCTATGGGAGTGTGCAAGGTGCACCAGCCAAGATGGGTTCCTAGAgagtataaaaaaaattgagagggtTAACAAGAAAGCTTGGGAGTATTTGAACAAGTGGCCTAGAGACTCTTGGAGCCGGGCTTTCTTCAGCAACGCACCTAAAATAGACAATATCTACAACAATGCTTGTGAAGTCTTCAACTCAAGGATCAAAGAAGCTAGAGCCAAACCTATCATTACACTGTTAGAGGAAGTCAAACTGTATGCAATGAGGTCAATCGCTAGGAACAAAGTGAAGCTTAATTCCAACACTGGTATTCTACCACCTATACAGCGCAGCAGATTGGAAAAAATAAGGAAGGAGTTAAAGAGTTGGGTCCCGATGTGGTCTGGTGACTCTGAGTACGAGAAATTCGAGGTTCACGGGTGGCCGACTAACATGGTTGTTGATCTGGGAAAGAGGCTCTGCACATGTGGTTTTTGGCAATTGAGTG GGATGCCGTGTGTGCATGCTTGTGCTGCATTGGCAAGGGTTGGTAGAAGACTAGATGAGTTTTGTCACCAGTGGTTGACAATGGAGGCATATAATAACACATATACCTTCCATATCAATCCAATTCCAGGTCAAGCCCTATGGGAAAAGTCACCACATAACAGACCACAAGCACCTAAATTTAAAAAGAAACCAGGTCCACTtacgaaaaaaagaagaaaggatgCAGATGAGGAGCCAAGTGGGGGTAAAAAGTAG
- the LOC110266857 gene encoding branchpoint-bridging protein-like, whose translation MKRIYQKGHCRYCGESGHTKRNCEKRAADEVAAAAAAAGAAAVQPPAANGGEASVVPESPTEIQLEASQPPLSQIDDSQEVLPPPVRPPKLPPKRKSSKQEKATPGSSSQAATTQTAPTPPATTQPTTLPPSHPMQGASQGTVTRLFNFMKFVPNPGFRPPENKK comes from the exons ATGAAAAGAATCTATCAAAAAGGTCACTGTCGTTATTGTGGTGAATCGGGACACACCAAGAGAAACTGCGAAAAGagagctgctgatgaggtggctgctgctgctgctgctgcaggGGCTGCTGCTGTCCAACCTCCAGCTGCTAATGGTGGTGAAGCCAGCGTTGTCCCAGAATCCCCCACCGAAATTCAACTTGAAGCCAGTCAACCACCATTATCACAAATCGATGACTCTCAAGAG GTCTTGCCTCCTCCTGTGAGGCCACCAAAACTGCCTCCCAAAAGGAAGTCATCCAAACAAGAAAAGGCAACTCCAGGAAGCAGCTCTCAAGCAGCAACCACCCAAACTGCTCCCACCCCACCAGCAACCACTCAGCCCACAACTCTTCCTCCGTCTCATCCTATGCAAGGTGCATCACAGGGGACCGTAACAAGACTTTTTAACTTCATGAAGTTTGTTCCGAATCCTGGATTCAGACCAccagaaaacaaaaaatga
- the LOC110263151 gene encoding uncharacterized protein LOC110263151, translating to MSTRGRGRGRGRGRTGTVTPAPIGTDPVDFMAVLGNMAAAMQATAEALGNQMNQGNHGNNTDEDGPMTLATFLKVHPPTFRGTSNPTDADNWIQAMERALQAQQVPEEQWVEFRTYQLQGEAQYWWQGTRRILQPDGAVIPWEVFRTEFYKKYFPNSARNAKELELIQLKQGQMTIAEYTSKFEELCHFSRICQGAPEDFAEWKCIKYEGGLRSDILSFVAPMEIRVFSELVNKSRVAEDCVRKAAAEKGSLRMPFQRLSGRNFAPRGRNFKRGGFVPQQNQSQGNYRRPNTNASQGKRFGKQPQQDLNCQKCGKYHPGVPCRLGLGVCYSCGQPGHIASNCLEKKNYETGRVQQPGRVYTTSTIGAEGSETLIRDAGREASR from the exons atgtcgactcgcggacgcggtcgcgggcgaggtagaggtagGACAGGTACCGTTACTCCTGCCCCTATAGGGActgatccagtagactttatggctgTCCTGGGAAATATGGCTGCAGCTATGCAGGCAACAGCTGAGGCACTGGGTAACCAGATGAATCAGGGTAATCATGGGAACAATACTGATGAGGACGGTCCTATGACGCTTGCTACGTTTCTGAAAGTTCACCCTCCAACCTttaggggaacctcaaatcccactgatgcagataattggattcaGGCTATGGAAAGGGCGCTACAGGCACAACAGGTTCCTGAAGAGCAATGGGTTGAATTTAGAACTTATCAGTTGCAAGGTGAagctcagtattggtggcagggaaccCGACGTATTCTGCAGCCTGATGGTGCTGTAATTCCTTGGGAGGTCTTCCGGACAGagttctataagaaatactttcctAATTCAGCCAGAAATGCCAAGGAACTTGAACTGATCCAGTTAAAGCAGGGACAGATGACTATTGCTGAGTATACTAGcaaatttgaggagttatgtcacttttctcgtatctgtcaaggtgcgcctgaagattttgctgaatggaagtgtattaaatatgagggaggtcttcggagcgatattctgagcttcgttgccccaatggagatcagggtgttttctgaattggtgaataagagtagggtggctgaggATTGTGTGAGGAAGGCGGCAGCAGAGAAAGGGAGTTTGAGGATGCCTTTTCAGAGGCTTTCAGGGAGGAATTTTGCCCCGAGAGGTAGGAATTTCAAGCGTGGAGGTTTTGTTCCACAGCAGAATCAGAGTCAAGGTAATTACAGAAGGCCGAATACTAATGCTAGTCAaggaaaaaggtttgggaagcagccacaGCAGGATCTGAATTGTCAGAAGTGCGGAAAGTATCATCCTGGAGTTCCGTGCAGACTAGGACTTGGAGTGTGCTATTCCTGTGGACAGCCCGGGCATATAGCCAGTAATTGCCTGGAGAAGAAGAACTATGAGACTGGTAGGGTGCAGCAGCCGGGGAGAGTATACACCACTTCTACCAtaggtgctgagggatctgagacactgattagag atgcaggtcgagaggcttctcgttag